GCTTAAAAGTTCAATCAATTACAGATACATGGACAACAAAAGGCAACCTATAATGCTTCAATCTTAATGGACTAATGCTGTATTTGATCACCTAGGAAACAAGTAGAATCTTGAATTTCACCAATCACCATAGATGCACAAAACCTTTTAACATTTATCTCCTCTATGATAGTCTAACATATAACCAAGAAAAAGAATAACTGAAACCCAAAAAAGCAAAATGTGTGTGATGCTATTATTGGAAAAAAAAGTCACATCAAAAATAGTTTTAGGCCATGAGAAAAATGAACGGAGACTAAAGTAAAGGATTTCTTACAGGAGGAGACTAAAGTTAAGGATTTCTTACAGGAGGACCATCTAGTGGTGCTTGGGGGATGAACTTGCAGTCTCCAGAGCCATTGAAGCACCAACCATGGTAAACACACTGCAACCTCCCCCACTGATCAATTCTTCCTTCAGATAATGGGGCCAATCTATGAGGACAAGTATCATCAAATACCTTCCAGGCACTCTCATTCCTATCCCACCAAACCACCACATCAAGGCCCATCACCTTCTTTGCATGTGGCACCCTCTTGTCCAGATCACAAACTGGCATAACTGGATACCACTGAGAATACCAATCAAACTTCTCTCCATGGGAAGCAGCTTCAAACTCTGGCTCAGGTGGTTGAATGGATTCTGTTGAAACAGAGGATGGTGATGATGTGGTGGTGAAAAGCTTGAATTTTGATATGTTCGTATGAATTCTTGAgaaagatgaagttggtaatgtaTTAAACTGGGAATTCAAGAATTTGGGTTTGGTGAATTGGGTTCTGTCGAGTGAAGCTGGGACGTGAAATGATGGAATAGAGGAGGTTCTAATGGTTTCCATGGCTGACTGTTTTAGCGCTGAAGCCAGAGGATAGGGCGAAAGGAAGAGAGTAAAAAGGACATGAGGCTGGAAATGCAACTTATTACTAAGGTAGTCACTCACTGAACTTGAGGCTCTAAATAAACTATATATatgcgtgtatatatatatatatatatatatatatatatatatatatatatatatatatatatatatatatatgaaattaattataatatcttTATTTCTTGgacaatattttaaaaatacttttcaaagaatttttaaccatccataataatttttttggATAAATTTTCAATATAGTTAACAtactttctttaataattttgatttttattatttattaatttctgtgagataaaggaaatatagacCTTTTCATAATACGTTGAATTTTTTTTCAGGGACTTTTTTTATTCCTACATTGCATTCTATAAGCATCCTTTCAAAAAGTGAAAAAATTGTGAGAATTTTTTGaaataacttttttaaaaaattaaaaaatagaattTCATATGAATATGTcttattttttaaatgaaaatattggaaaatgaattttacaatttttaaaatttaatttatatttgaaaatAACTTTATTGCATGTtcattcttaaaaaataatttttattttttttaacaatttttttatttttataaaatgtaataaaaaatatAGATAATTTGTTCTCCTATTAATAagacaaaaataattttttaattcaaaattttaatatagaTATTTATaccttttataattaaaaataaatcattaTGAAATATATTCAGAAAATTATTTACTTTTAAATCTTTTAATTTGTATTACGCatgtattttataataatatatatttttttatcattgtaaatatgcatttttaaataaatatttattttttttatagaaaaattataagaaagttattattttttattttgaaaattgaatttttttttataatgaaaaacaataaaaattaatattcatGCTTTTCAATTACTTTTTAAATTGGAAATATTAACTTTTCTATAACAATAATTATATTACACTTTTTTATAATTAACGAATAATTGTtggtaaaaatattaatttaaaacaataaaagtAATTAtgctattataaaataaatagataaaaaaattttaaagtacaataaacttttaaatatattttataatgattTACTTTAATAATGAAAGAtgtgtattttttaatttttaaattacaatttttactactaaaaaatttttatatttttcaaaaattttttaattttctataaaaataaaaatttaacttttgtaaaaaaataaaaaaattattttacacaAATAAATATGCTCAATTTTTTTTtgcaatttaaaaaataataattattataattctcacaaagagaaaattatttaaaaaaaagaatCTAGTAATTTTCCCAACACTTGGCAATATTATAGTTGTTgaactttcaaataaaattaatttatacctataaaaaaaatcaaaagatgAGGTACTAAAATATTCTTGTGACGTAATTAAATACCAAATGAAAGACTAAAACTTATAAAAATTTAGTTTTGATGTTAGACGACTTGCAAATATTTATTTTTGCGAACTTCAAATTCTAGATGTGCAATTATATGCTTAAGCAATGATATCGAGCTCTACATCAATTGGATATTAGAAAAAATGTTTCATACACAACTTGATATATTCTTTTTTGACGAGTTGTCCTGAAGTTAAATCCAATTCATTTTATCAACACATTGttttgttaattaataattaaatttgaatgAAATGACTAAAGTACTattgttattaatattaaaaaccaATTTAGTTTGGCTTTAAAAAATAGAGAATAAGAGGGCGATTGGTTTGAGTAATTTAACTtttgatttaaaatatattttttaacttattagtcaaattaaaaataagtaattaaattgttttgtaaaattatttaaaaataacttttaaataatttaagtgtTTGATTAAAaggtaattaaaattaatttaatttattaaaattataaaaaatgatatgtaattaaatgttgtAGTTGTTAAAATGAAGATAATgttgatattttaaaaaattattaggataatataatattttatttagttaaaaagtaattttaaaataagtagatAAGTAAGGAAGATatctttatttatgacttttgacttattttaaattttttttttttaacttataagccAAACTAAATGCTGTTTAATTATAACTAAATGCTATTTAGTTATAAGTTTCTACTTGTAAGTAGATTTGATCGACTTATAAGTCAAACCAAACACCTTACAAAATAGTTTATTGTTTTGTCTCTCTTCTTTATTCCTAAATAAAATAAATCACATTTACAAGAACTTTATGTAATAAATCAAGACAGTAAGATACATTTTCAATTCAAACTTTCAATCACAATTAGAATGCAAGACTAGCATGATTGTGAAGCGCATGCCGTGTAGGAAAATAAAAACTCATTCAAGACTCGAGAATTATACAAGAAAAAGACGACATCTGTTAAGGATCTGCAAACTAATATCCCTTTCCTCATTACTCTCATCCGCACAAGAAACTTGAGCAATAACATCTAGATAGTCAAAATAGTTCTAAGCGATGGATTAGCCATTTCACAATGAAGGCCAGTCTTTACATTAAAGATTTAATACATATTATAGAAATTCATGCATATCTGGGGtacaattttacaaaaaaatttgAACTCCCATGTGCATCGGACAATTTTGCTTAGACCTTGCTATGCAGAAaataaaactagttaaaatttgcaTATCTTTCTAATCAAAGTTAACTTCAGTCTAGTAGCCTACTTGAATCTCACTTAAAGCAGCTTCATCCATCTGATCTTGTCTAAGAGTGAAAGAGAATGGAGGCCTATCTACAGAAAGTGTACCTTCTAATACCTTAACCACTTCAACAATAGAAGGTCGCAGAAATGGTTGATTTTGCATGCACCACAAGGCAATCCTCATTACTCTTGATATTCCTTCAGAATCCGTGCAATCCTCCAAGTTCAGTTTTTCATCCATACTGTCAGTTAAATGTTGCAGACTGTTACTCAAAATATCTCTTCTATGTGTCACAATTTGCAACAGCATCTCCCCAAACATGTAGATATCTCTCTCTGCTGGCGACTCCGAAGAGGAAGCTGCCTCCTTTTGGAGTAAGCTTCTAAGTCCAAAATCAGTGAGCTTAGGGGCCAACTTCTCATCAAGCAAGACATTTTCGAGCTTCAAGTTCCCATGAGCTACACATACCTGACACTCTGAGTGCAAATAAGCAAGGGCTCTTGCAACTCCAAGAGCAATGTCAAACCTCTGTTGCCAATTCCCATCATTCTGGCCTTGCTCCATGTTGAAGAGCCAATTATCTAGAGAGCCATTGTGAACATAGTCGTATAATAAAAACCTGTGATTTGCCTCAAAACAGAAACCCTTTAATGACACAAGATTCCGGTGGTGCATTTCCCCTAAGGTAGAGACTGCCACTCGGAAATCCTTCTCATTTGCAGTTGCATCATTCAGCTTCTTAGCAATAACTGGCCTTTTGTTAGGAAGTACACCCTTATAAACAGTGGGGCCGAGTTGATCTGCAAAATTGCCAGTTAGCTCTTTTATCTCTTCAAAGGATAACCTGATAAGTACACTGTAATGAGCATTCATTTGAGCATCCTTGCTAAAGGGAATTCTTGCCTGAGCCTTAATTTTCCGTCTACGGTACACAAACCAAAACACAAATGTCTCAAAGGTCAGCAAACCTGAGACTGTAACGAAAACTATCAAGGCAACAGCTCCCACAAACTTCTTGTTGTCCCCTTCACGGTCAATGAATCCTTTAGACAATGTAGGAATTGGCTTGGGGTTAAAATGAGGATCAGATTGTTGAGCTGAAACAGCCTGAGGGACCAAACACACTTTTAAGAATGAAGTAGCAGGAACAGAAGGGTTCCTATACCCACTAATAAAGCTAGTTCGTTTGATTGTACATATACCTGAACCATCATTTTTTGAAGTTGCTGCAATGCAGGTAGGG
The Hevea brasiliensis isolate MT/VB/25A 57/8 chromosome 15, ASM3005281v1, whole genome shotgun sequence genome window above contains:
- the LOC110671517 gene encoding G-type lectin S-receptor-like serine/threonine-protein kinase SD3-1; amino-acid sequence: MWVASPREPDFEIPIKHFQGKPNRFRFSSVLAVVLSLCFVSCGFCDEPAMLSAPLGFEISGFDRTRTWVSQNGVFAFGFLECCQKDDDGFLVGVRYNLGDKTVNIPVWAVGGGLRVSMNSTIKLSMDGRLVLFENPSGLIVWSSSTSSLGVKKATLLNNGNLVLVGNGDRVLWESFHSPTSTLLPGQSLLFPQTLRAPSTKSISSYYNFVIRRSGELALVWENNVTYWRSHLSFSSSITIKEARFDADGFLRLIDGTNRTVWSTSSNDFKDPSVTLRHLRMDSDGNLRIYSWDNVLHDWKIAWQAVGNQCDVFGSCGLYGLCGFNSTGPVCDCLYQDSSNWGASLVTMDSGGFGCKKMVDLSNCKMNTSMLDMKQSVLYGLYPPQDVHMMLNEKKCKEYCSNDPTCIAATSKNDGSGICTIKRTSFISGYRNPSVPATSFLKVCLVPQAVSAQQSDPHFNPKPIPTLSKGFIDREGDNKKFVGAVALIVFVTVSGLLTFETFVFWFVYRRRKIKAQARIPFSKDAQMNAHYSVLIRLSFEEIKELTGNFADQLGPTVYKGVLPNKRPVIAKKLNDATANEKDFRVAVSTLGEMHHRNLVSLKGFCFEANHRFLLYDYVHNGSLDNWLFNMEQGQNDGNWQQRFDIALGVARALAYLHSECQVCVAHGNLKLENVLLDEKLAPKLTDFGLRSLLQKEAASSSESPAERDIYMFGEMLLQIVTHRRDILSNSLQHLTDSMDEKLNLEDCTDSEGISRVMRIALWCMQNQPFLRPSIVEVVKVLEGTLSVDRPPFSFTLRQDQMDEAALSEIQVGY